In the genome of Pempheris klunzingeri isolate RE-2024b chromosome 20, fPemKlu1.hap1, whole genome shotgun sequence, the window ATGATACCATTTAAAGGAAAGCCTACCAGGCAGCAGGAGACGCTCTAGTGCGGGGCTACCTTGTGACCAACCTATCAGCGGCAGGTCacacctaaacctaaccaatcagaggcaggccTTCGCACAATGTGGgtggaagggaaaaaaaacccaaaacgtTTGAAAAATGTCTCTGAAAAACCAAGATCGTGAtggcaaaaataccaaaactCAGACCTGAAggtttcaaaatgattttagtAGATTACAAAGTTAAACATTACCCAAAAAAGTTTTGAATAAAGAAATGACATTGTAAGGATAACTAGCTGAGTAGTGACTAGAAAGAACCATCCACTGTTCATCATCTTGCCATGTGCTGGTGCTTCTGTGTTCTCTGCCCAGAGCTCAGCACTTGATGAGCCGAAGCGAGGTGCAGTTCAGAATTTCCGCTGGATCGGGAGACACCAGGTCAACCTTGAAGCCTTCAGCCAGAGAcaccttcagcagctcctccacaaACCCCTGCATgtctgtgatgtcacagggGCTCCAGTGCATGTTCATGATGTCATCTGACGGTGTGACCTCAGGGTTAGAGACAGTTAGACCGCGGTAGCGCTGCTTGTCGTACTGGTCCTGCGGGAGTTCGTCGGGCCTCGGCACCCACTCCAGTTTCAGCCTGCTCTGTCTCGGGTTGCATGGATGAGGGCTAATGAGACCCTGGGATGTTCTGTAGGAGAAGCGCTCACAAAGCAGAGCCAGGAAGGCCCTCCAGGTACAAAAGAGGTCAACTGTGAAGGCTCGCACGGAGCACGTGCGGAGCTCGTAGTTCTCTGGACCATGCCGTAAGTTAAAGTGGAGGACGCGGACCTGGAGTGAGAGGGCAGTATATGCTGACTACATATTCTCCAGAGTTTACACAACAAAGAGCTGGTCTTTCCATGTctctgaatacacacacaaacacacacacgacacacacgacacacacacactttgcccCTACCTGTTTATACACTAAACATTAGTTCAGAACAATTTTACAAAACAATTCATTCCTACTCTAGAAACTTTCAATTTAAGATATTGTACAAAATAACTTTAACATTGAATAGTCATCCTTATGTACATAAtgcagtgaggaagaggaagaccagttgcatttgtttttctattgtctATATGTTGCAGGTCTGTGGAGAATATTCATTGGAGTTCTACATTTAAACATTCTGTTTGGGGTTCTGGATTAAAAAACTGTCCCCAGATATTCAAAACTCCCTAAcccagattattattattattattattatatttacttGATTTTACTCTCATATTTAAACTCCACATTCATTCAGATGAAGGCGTTTGAATGATTGACTTGCCCCATCCTACAGGTAGCTCTTGCATGGGGCCTGACTTGACTGACTGTGCACTGATCTAACTTTAAAACACATACCTTGGAGTCAACATTCACCATAATCATGGCTCCCAGCGGCCCTCCTCTCAGGCTGAGAGGCACCGATGCCTCGTAGCGCTGGATCTCCTCCAGTAGGGGGCGTATCTGGAAAAAATCGGCCTCTCTCTGAAGCAGTGCCAGCTCTGAGAAGCGATCGGGCAGGTCCAGGGAGCTGGAGCGCAG includes:
- the LOC139220007 gene encoding BTB/POZ domain-containing protein KCTD21-like gives rise to the protein MLNLNSPDNISNRNSLQDPVSLNVGGEIYTTTLDTLTRCRDSMLGAMFTGQMPVLRDNRGNVFIDRDGKVFRYILNYLRSSSLDLPDRFSELALLQREADFFQIRPLLEEIQRYEASVPLSLRGGPLGAMIMVNVDSKVRVLHFNLRHGPENYELRTCSVRAFTVDLFCTWRAFLALLCERFSYRTSQGLISPHPCNPRQSRLKLEWVPRPDELPQDQYDKQRYRGLTVSNPEVTPSDDIMNMHWSPCDITDMQGFVEELLKVSLAEGFKVDLVSPDPAEILNCTSLRLIKC